AAGGGGTCTCAGTTTGTTCAAAAATTTGAGGTTGAGCGGTACAAGCGAATAACTTTTCCGTTAGCTAATATTATTCTAACGCTGATAGGAGTCTCTCTCTCATCTCGAAAGGTTAGGGGAGGTATAGGAATACACTTGGGTTTGGGGATAGTTATTGCGTTTACTTACATATTTATACAGCAAGTTACAGGAGTGGTTGCTATATACAGCAAAACGCCTTTGTGGATAATAATGTGGCTACCCAATGTAATTTACTTAATATTAGCTATTTATCTGCTCAAAATAGCTCCCAAATAAGGTGTTTTTTTGCTCAAACTCCGAGAGTTTACCAATTTTGAGTGATTTGTCGAATGTGCCGTAAATGGCTGAACCGCTACCGCTCATGGCTGCGTACAGTGCGCCATTGTCGTACATACGGTTTTTTAATTCCTGCAAAACAGGATAAAGTTTAAAAATAGGAGTTTCAAAATCGTTGTGCAAATGGTTTTTCCATTCCGATACCGGCAAATCGGTTATTTGGGAAATATCGAAACTGCTTTTTTGGGGAGTAATCATTCCGTAAGCCGATTTTGTGCTGATTTTTATATTGGGAAAAACCAAAACAACCTGATAATTACTCAAATCAAGGTTAATTTCCGTCATCTCCGTTCCTGTTCCTGAAACTAAACAAGGTTTGTTTCTGATAAAGAAAGGACAATCCGATCCAATTTTTGAAGCGTAGTGTTGCAATTTATTTTCGCTACAATTCAGATTTAATAATGAATTTATAATTTTTAGAGTAAATGCAGCATCGGCAGAACCGCCGCCCAATCCGGCTCCAGAAGGTATGTTTTTATGCAGGTTTACAGAAAGAGGAGGTATATCAAAATCTTTTCTGAGCAGTTGTATTGCTTTGTAGCAAAGGTTTTCTTCAATATTATCATTGTCGATAGAAATACCGCTCATGCTGATATTATCCTTTTCGGAAACATTTATTTCCAAAATATCAACAAAGTTTATTGGAACAATACAACTGCTAATGTTGTGATATCCCGAACTCAGTTTTTCGGTTATTTGCAGACCAATATTTATTTTAGCATTCGGATATTTTATCATTGTTGTGGTATAATAAAACAAAAGGCTGCTAATGCAGCCCCTTGTCCTTGGTTAAAATTTATTACAACATAAACGGATAAGTGAAATCCGTAGCAGGTTGGAAGGTTTCTTTAATAGTACGTGGATTTGTCCAGCGTATTAAGTTAAGAGCACTTCCGGCTTTATCGTTAGTACCCGAAGCACGTGAACCGCCAAATGGTTGCATTCCAACAACAGCACCGGTTGGCTTGTCGTTTATGTAGAAGTTACCGGCTGCGTAACGTAATATCTTACTTGCAGTTTCAATAGCGTAGCGTTCGGTAGCAAATATAGAGCCTGTTAGTCCGTACGGAGATGTTTCATTACAAATATTTAGATATTCTTCGTATTTTTTATCTTCGTAAACATAAATAGTAATAACAGGTCCGAAAATTTCTTCTTGCATAGAAACGTAGTTCGGATTGGTTGTTTCAATAACTGTTGGTTCAACAAAATAACCTACTTTTTTATCACCCTTACCACCATATACTATTTTACAATCTTTCGATTTCTTAGCATTTTCGATGTATCCCATAATGTTATCGAATGAGCTTTCGTCGATAACGGCATTCATAAAGTTGCCAAAATCAGCAACATCACCCATTTTGATATTCGAAAGTTGTTCTAGCAATATTTGTTTAATTTCTGTCCACAATGATGCAGGAATGTACGCTCTCGATGCAGCCGAACATTTCTGACCTTGATATTCGAATGCTCCCCTAACTATAGCTGTAGCAACTTCTAGAGAATTGGCTGAATTGTGAACAAATATAAAGTCTTTACCACCTGTTTCGCCAACAATTCTGGGGTACGAAACGTAGTTGGATAAATTATCTGCAACACCTTTCCACAATGAGTTGAATGTAACGTTTGAACCTGTAAAGTGAATACCTGCAAGGTCTTTGTTTTTCAATATTTCTCCGCCTATAAGCGAGCCTGCTCCCGGAACAAAGTTAATAACGCCATCGGGTAAGCCTGCTTCTTTATATATATGCATCAAATTGTAATTCGATAACAAAGCTGTTGTAGCCGGTTTCCAAACTGTGGTGTTACCCATCATAATAGGCGACATGTTAAGATTTGATGCAATTGCTGTAAAGTTAAAAGGTGTAACTGCAAAAACAAATCCCTCTAATGGTCTGTATTCCATGCGGTTAAGCTGTGTTGAATCCGATTTAGGTTGGTCGGCATATATTTTCGATGCAAAATGCACGTTGTAGCGTAAAAAATCAATTGCTTCGCAAGCAGTGTCAATTTCAGCTTGATATACGTTTTTGCTTTGTCCTAACATTGTAGCGGCAAGCATTTTACTTCTGTATTTTTTCGAAATAAGTTCGGCAGCGCGTAGCATTATAGAGCTTCTTTCTTCCCATGGGAGGTTTTCCCATTCGGCTTTTGCAGCCATAGCCGCTCTTATCGCCATGTTTACTTCTTTTTCAGATGCTTTGTGGTATGTAGCTAAAATCTTTTTGTGGTTATGAGGCATTACCACTTTTCCGGTTTTACCGGTGCGTATTTCTTCACCGCCAATAATAATTGGAATATCGGTGGTTTCTTTGCTCATTCGTTTTAGTTCTGCTACCAAACTTTCACGTTCGGGACTACCTTTTGCAAATTGTAAAATAGGCTCATTATGAGGCTGTTCGAAGTTGTAATTTGAGTTTATCATAATTTTATAATTAAATTTTAATTTTTTTGCAAAGTTACAAATATTTTTGCATTGATATAAATAATTAATTTTTTGACAGTTTATATCGTATATTTTTTACTTTTGCGTAGTATATTGCAAACAGTTTTTGCATGAATTATTTCCACTAACAGAATTATGAAAATCATTATAGCAGGTGCGGGACAGGTTGGGGCTCATTTGGCTAAGTTATTATCGCAAGAAAATCACGATATTATGCTGATTGACGTCGATAAGGACAGATTGCAGGCAGTAAGCGAAAAGGTTGAGATATTGACATACGCCGGCAGTAGCATCTCTAAAAAAACTCTTACAGACGTTGAGGTTAGCAAGTGCGACTTGTTTATTGCCGTTACGCCGGAAGAATCGACTAATATTTTGTCGTGTATGCTTGCCTCTGAGTTGGGAGCAGTAAAGACTCTTGCTCGTATTGATAAAGACGAATATTTACACGGTGTCAATCAGGTGTTTTTTACAAAGCAAGGTGTTGATTCAATGATTTATCCTGAAAAAACTGCTGCTTTAGAAATTGTTGCTGCTCTTCGCAACCCTTGGACTAGGTCGTATTGGGAACTTCTTGACGGTTCTATCATATTGGCAGGTTGCAAAATCAGGAATAATGCTCCCATTTGTGGAAAAACTCTTGAAGAAATATCTAAAAAACGCAAATTATTTCACGTTGTTTCAATTAAGCGTAATAATAAGACTATTATTCCTTTCGGTAAAGATAAAATATTGCACAACGACCTTGTTTATTACGCTACGCTTAAAGAGCATTTCTTAAAACTCAACGAGCCTATGGGTAAAGAGACTTACTACGTAAAAAATGTTATCATTATGGGTGGAAGTCGAATAGGGGAGTGGGTTGCGCGATTGTTGGGTAATGATGTAAATGTTAAGGTTATTGAGATAAATCAGGCAAGAGCCGAAAAACTTTCGGAAGATATTGGGCAAAAAGCAACAATCTTGGTCGGCGATGGCTTAGATAATGAGCTTCTTGTAGAAGAAGGCATTGAAGGAACCGATGCCTTTATCGCAGTTACAGGAAATACCGAAGCCAATATTTTATCGTGTTTGGCTGCTAAAAATTACGGTGTTAAAAAAACTATTGCCGAAATTGAAAATCTTGACTTTATATCTATAGCTCAAAGCTTAGATATTGGTACTATTATCAACAAAAAACACATAGCAGCAAGCAAGATATATGAACTTTTGCTGAAGGCTGATGTTTCTAATTTTAAGTGTCTTAACTTTGCCGATGCCAATGTGGGGGAAATTACAGCACAGCCCGGTTCGAAGGTTACTAAAAGAAAAGTTAAGGATTTAAACTTACCTGCTGATTTTACGTTTGGAGCTTTAGTTAGAGAGGGAAAACCAATGCTTATAGATGGCGAAACGCAAATTAAAGAATGGGATCAAGTTGTAGTGTTTTTCTTTAATAAATCGCTAAAACAGGTTGAAAAACTATTCCATTAACAAGCGCAATGAAAAGTTTTAATTTCAGATTTGTACTAAACTTTTTGGGATTGCTTATTGTTTTCCAATCACTTATGATGTTAGTGATGGCATTTGTAGGCAAGCTACTTTTAGACGAAAGTTTTGTAGTTAGTAGTTTTTATTCTTCGGTAATAATAACATTGGCAACCGGACTGATTTTTCTGTTAGCAGGAAAAAGAGGTACTTCACTTGAAAATTCCATTAATGTCCGCGAAGGTTTTTTTATTGTTACTTTTTCGTGGATACTACTTAGTTTAACAGGTTTATTACCGTACTATATAAGCGGATTTATACCTAATTTTGTTGACGCTTATTTTGAAACTATATCGGGTTATACTACAACAGGAAGCACCATACTTAATAATATAGAAGAATTTCCTAAGTCGTTGTTATTATGGCGAGCTCTAACACATTGGATTGGAGGTATAGGTATTATTGTTTTTGCATTAGTTTTTGTGCCTCTTTTTGGCGGCTCTGCCGTTTCTTTGTTCAGAGCAGAAGTAAGCGGCTTTTTACCAAATCAAATCAAGCCGAGGGTTGCACAAGTTGCTAAAAGGCTTTTCGCAATTTATGTTGGATTTTCCTTGTTAGGTTTCTTTTTACTTTGGTTAGGTCCTATGGATGCCTTCGATGCAATAACACACGTTTTCGCTGCCATTGCAACAGGTGGGTTCTCAACCAAACAGGCGAGTATAGCGGCATTTAATTCATCTTATGTTGAATACGTTTTAATATTTATAATGTTTGTAGGCGGAACTAACTTTTCGTTGATGTTTTTGTCATTAAGAAATAAAAGTTTTAAACCGCTTGTCCGCGACCAAGAATTTAGGTGGTATTTTATTATAGCAATATCTTTCGCTGTTATTATTGCATTGTCATTGATTTTGCGAAAAATTATTCCTGATGTTGAATATGCTATTCGTACTTCACTTTTTAGTGTAGTGTCCGTTATGACAACTACAGGTTTTGCAACAGCCGATTATACTCTTTGGGGAACACCTTATTGGATAGTTTTCTTATTTCTGATGTTGTTTTGTGCTTCAGCCGGTTCAACATCAGGAGGAATGAAAATTTCTAGGCTTGTTATTATGCTTAAAAGCTTAGGAGTAGAGTTCAAAAAACAAGTGCACCCACAGGCTGTGTATACAGTGTTTTACAGCAAGCATCCTGTTCCAAAACCGGTGGTTTCGCAGGTCTTCAATTTTGTTTTTATTTATTTGTTTATTTTTGCTATAGGTGCTTTACTAATAAGTATTGCCGGTGTTCCTTTTGAAGAGGCTATTGGAGCATCTCTAACATCTATTAGTAATGTTGGTCCTGGTTTGGGAGCGAGTGGTCCTTGTGGTACTTTCGCTCACTTCAATGATTTCTCAAAAATTATTATGTGTCTGCTTATGCTTATTGGCAGGTTGGAAGTGTTTACGGTTCTTTCGTTATTTATCCCAAGTTTTTGGAAATAAATTTAATTATTACTGCCCGATAAAACCTTGAAAAAGGACATCATTCTGCGGCTTGTGTTAATTGCCTTTAGCCTTTAGCCTTTGGCTATTAGCCATTAGCCAAACTCAGCCAACAGCCAACAGCCAATAGCCAATAGCCAATAGCCAATAGCTAATAGCTAATAGCAATGACAATTTATAAAAGGTTAAAACCAAAAGTCGAAAAGGTTAGTCTACTTTAACAAACTTCTTCAGTTCTTTATCGTAGTTATAAATTCTACCCTCTTCAATTTGGTAGTACCAACCATATACGTTTAGCTCGCCTGCTTTAACTTTTTTTCGGATATACGGGTAATCCATCAAGTGTTTGATTTGCAGTACTACGTTAAGTTTTTCGGTGTAGGCTTCACGTTCTTCCAATTTCAACTTATTTTTGGCAATTTTTTTCTCTACACGTTCTTTCACGGGTCTCGCAAGTTCGAGCCAATTTCTGGTTTGGGGTAGTTTTTTCAACTCTTTATCTTTGTACAAAGCTGCACAACCGCCGCAATTAGAGTGCCCACAAACAACTATATTCTTTACTTCTAGCTGGTTTACTGCATATTCTATTACTGCAGATGTAGCAACATAAGTAACGGATTTTCTTTTGTAAAGAGGAACGAAGTTGCCAATGTTACGAACTACGAATAGCTCGCCGGCTAAGCTTTTGGTTAGCATGTGCGGAACCACACGCGAATCGGAGCAGCCAATAAATAATGTGTGAGGAGTTTGTTTTTCTTTTAATTCGTCGAAGAGGAGTTGATTGGGAACAAATTCCCGAGTGTTAAAATCGCGGATACCTTCCAATAAACGGTCTTTGTTGGTATCGGGTGTTGGGTTTGATGATGACGTTTCCATAAGCTTTATATTTTTTGGGTTGTTTTTTTGAGTTTGCGAATTTTTACATTTCGTTTTCCTATTGCCTGCTATGTGTAATAACGTCGCTCAATTTGTTTGGTTTTTTACTTTGAGATAAAAAAAGTTGTCTGTATTACTTAGACAACTTTTTTTAATCAAAGTAAGTCATAAATAAGAATTACGAACCTAACTGAAAGCGTTTCAGGTCGGTAACGGTAAAGTTCTTATCAATTCTTTGCAAGTAATCTTTAACGGAAACCTTAGCTTCGTTAATAAATTCTTGTTCCAATAAAGTGTTTTCTTTAAAGAATCTGTTAAGTTTACCCATAGCTATTTTTTCAAGCATTTCTTCGGGTTTACCTTCTGCTCTGGCTTGTTCTTTACCAATTTCAATTTCTCTGTCTATAGCACTTTGAGGGATACTGTCTTTATCAACTGCTAGCGGGTTCATTGCTGCAACCTGCATTGAAATGTCATTTCCAATTTGTTCAATATCATTTACATCTTTTTTGTTGAAACCAACTATTGCAGATAATCTGTTATCGAAGTGATTGTAGGCAGCGGTATAAGGGGCAGTAATGTGTTCGTAGTGAGCCAACTGCATTTTTTCGCCTGTTTTACCTATAAGATGTGTAACACCTTCTTCTACAGTAAATCCGTCAATTTTTATTTGAAGTAGTTCGTCCAACGATTTAGGTTGATGTTCAATTGTTGCATCGCTGATTTTGTTTGCAAAGTCGATAAAATCTTGATTTTTTGCAACAAAATCGGTTTCACAGTTAAGCATAATAACAGATGCAAATCCGTTGTCGGCTGTAGTTCTGGCTATAACAATACCTTGATTTGCGTCTCTGTCGGCGCGGTTTACTGCTACTTTCTGACCTTTTTTTCGTAGTATATCGATAGCTGCTTCAATATCTCCGTTAGATTCAACCAATGCTTTTTTGCAGTCCATCATGCCTGCTCCTGTTATTTTTCTGAGTTCATTAACTTGAGCTGCTGTAATATTTGCCATAATAGAATTTAAATTTTTAAGATTATACGTTTTTGTTTCAGAGGATTATTTTCTCTTGCTGATGTTTTTTCTGGTACGTTGTTTTCTAGAATCTTCTTCGTCGCCTTCGCCTCTAACGATTCTTTTGCGTTTGCCTCTTTCTTTTTTGCTGTCTTCCATATCGTCATCTTCATCATCGTCGAAGGTGCTTACTTTGGTATCGTCGTCTTCTACTTCAACTTCGTCTTCAATTTTATCTTTTTCAAGTTTTCTTTCGTTTTTACCTTCTTCAATTGCTTCAATCATTTTAGAAACTATAAGAGCTATTGATTTCGAAGCGTCGTCGTTGGCAGGTATTGGGAAGTCAACCAAATTTGGGTCGCTGTTGGTATCAACGATAGCAAATGTAGGTATTCCTAATTTTCTTGCTTCGTCAACGGCAATATGTTCTTTCATAATATCGACAACAAATAGCGCCGAGGGTAGTGTGTTAAGTTCGGATATTGAGCCTAAGTTTTTTTCTAAGTTAGCTCTTTCGCGTGTAATTTGTAGGCGTTCTCTTTTAGAAATACCATCAAAAGCCGGACTGTTCATCAATGCGTCAATCGACGACATTTTTTTAACGGCTTTGCGAATGGTTGCAAAATTAGTAAGCATACCGCCGGGCCATCTTTCGGTAACGTAAGGCATTCCTGTTGGTTTTACAAGTTCGGCTACTATTTCTTTTGCTTGTTTTTTAGTTGCTACAAACAAAATTTTTCTACCCGATTTAGCAATTTGTTTCATAGCTGCACTTGCTTCATCAAGTTTGGCTATAGTTTTGTATAAGTCGATAATGTGGATTCCGTTGCGTTCCATAAAGATATACGGAGCCATATTCGGATTCCATTTACGTTTTAGGTGACCAAAGTGGCAACCTGCATTTAATAATTCTTCAAAATTTGTAGATGTCATTTTTTATTCTTCAATTAATTAGTTTACATTCTGTTAATTTCAATTGGTAAGTAGCCATTATAGGGTCTTATCAATTTAGATACTAAACTTCCTTCAGCAAAATGCATATTAACGTTTACTAAATTGGAAGCGTTTACGAGCTTTTTTCTGACCGAATTTCTTTCTTTCAACCATACGTGGGTCGCGTCTGAGCATTCCTTTGGCTTTAAGAGCCGGACGTAATTCGGCGTCTTGTTCTATAAGGGTGCGAGCTATGCCCAAACGTAACGCTTCGGCTTGTCCAGTCATACCACCTCCTTTTATTGTAGAAACAACGTCGTATTTATCCAAATTTTCGGTAATTTGTAAAGGTTGCAGTATATTGTTTTGTAACATCGGGGTAGGAAAGTATTCTTTGTAATCTTTTCCGTTAACTGTAATACTACCGTTACCGGGTTTCATAAATACTCTTGCAATTGCTTTTTTACGTCTGCCTACTGATAATATGTTTTCCATTTTTATTTAATTTCGTTTAAATTGATTTTTACTGGTTTCTGAGCTTCTAAGTTGTGTTCAGGTCCTTCAAAAACTCTAAGGTTTCTGAATAGTTGGTTTGCTAATTTATTTTTTGGTAGCATTCCTTTAACGGCGTGTTCAACTATGAAGCATGGTTTTTTAACAAGCAATTCTTTAGGAGTTCTAAATCTTTGTCCTCCGGGGTAGCCTGTATGTCTGACGTAAACTTTATCGGTCATTTTTTTGCCTGTAAAGTTAATTTTGCTGGCATTTATAACAACAACATTGTCGCCACAGTCCATATGAGGCGAAAAATGAGGCTTGTTTTTACCTCTGAGTATATAGGCTATCTTTGAGGATAGACGTCCTAATGTTTCATTTTCAGCATCAATCAATACCCACTTTTTCTCAATAGCAGACTTTGACGGTGTTGCTGTTTTATAACTTTGTGTGTTCATTTTTTCAATAAAATACTGTTATTCAATTATTTTAATTTTAATTTGGATAAAAACGGTTTGCAAAAGTAGATATATTTTTACACTTAACCAAATGATTGAACATTATTTTTGTATTAAAAATCATTGTTGTCCAATAAATGCCATTAGTCCCGAAGTTTCGGGACTGTTAGCCGTTGGCTGTTGGATAGTGATGGGTGATGGGTGATGGCTTGTCCCGAGTATTCGGGAGTGATGGGTGTGTTTTTAGTTCCTAGTTTTAAGTTATGAGACAAGAGTTGAGACACTCAGAACTCTCCCGAAACTTCGGGACAGAACTATACCCGTAACTCGCACCACGCAACACTAATCAAAAAAAGCTAATGACTAAAAAATATATTTATAAGGCGTTATAAGTAAAAATTTTGCATAAAAAAAACGAAAGCCATAACTAATGCGGCTTTCGTTTTTCGCTAATATTATTATGACTTATTTTATATTAAGCTTAGCTTTTACTTGTTGTGTTACGTCTTCGCCACCATCGGAAAACAGAATTAAGTCTTCAACAAGGTTAAAGATGTAGGCATAGTTTCCTTCTTTTGCTACCTCGTTAATAGCTGCTTTTACCTTTTCAATAAAAGGCTCAATCAGTTCTATTTGTTTGTTGTTTAATTCTTCGTTTGCCGAACGTTGAAATGCACCAATACGTGTTTCCAAGTCGCTAAGTTCTTT
This sequence is a window from Lentimicrobiaceae bacterium. Protein-coding genes within it:
- a CDS encoding carbonic anhydrase: METSSSNPTPDTNKDRLLEGIRDFNTREFVPNQLLFDELKEKQTPHTLFIGCSDSRVVPHMLTKSLAGELFVVRNIGNFVPLYKRKSVTYVATSAVIEYAVNQLEVKNIVVCGHSNCGGCAALYKDKELKKLPQTRNWLELARPVKERVEKKIAKNKLKLEEREAYTEKLNVVLQIKHLMDYPYIRKKVKAGELNVYGWYYQIEEGRIYNYDKELKKFVKVD
- the rplM gene encoding 50S ribosomal protein L13, translating into MNTQSYKTATPSKSAIEKKWVLIDAENETLGRLSSKIAYILRGKNKPHFSPHMDCGDNVVVINASKINFTGKKMTDKVYVRHTGYPGGQRFRTPKELLVKKPCFIVEHAVKGMLPKNKLANQLFRNLRVFEGPEHNLEAQKPVKINLNEIK
- the tsf gene encoding translation elongation factor Ts; this encodes MANITAAQVNELRKITGAGMMDCKKALVESNGDIEAAIDILRKKGQKVAVNRADRDANQGIVIARTTADNGFASVIMLNCETDFVAKNQDFIDFANKISDATIEHQPKSLDELLQIKIDGFTVEEGVTHLIGKTGEKMQLAHYEHITAPYTAAYNHFDNRLSAIVGFNKKDVNDIEQIGNDISMQVAAMNPLAVDKDSIPQSAIDREIEIGKEQARAEGKPEEMLEKIAMGKLNRFFKENTLLEQEFINEAKVSVKDYLQRIDKNFTVTDLKRFQLGS
- the rpsB gene encoding 30S ribosomal protein S2, whose amino-acid sequence is MTSTNFEELLNAGCHFGHLKRKWNPNMAPYIFMERNGIHIIDLYKTIAKLDEASAAMKQIAKSGRKILFVATKKQAKEIVAELVKPTGMPYVTERWPGGMLTNFATIRKAVKKMSSIDALMNSPAFDGISKRERLQITRERANLEKNLGSISELNTLPSALFVVDIMKEHIAVDEARKLGIPTFAIVDTNSDPNLVDFPIPANDDASKSIALIVSKMIEAIEEGKNERKLEKDKIEDEVEVEDDDTKVSTFDDDEDDDMEDSKKERGKRKRIVRGEGDEEDSRKQRTRKNISKRK
- the trkA gene encoding Trk system potassium transporter TrkA, which gives rise to MKIIIAGAGQVGAHLAKLLSQENHDIMLIDVDKDRLQAVSEKVEILTYAGSSISKKTLTDVEVSKCDLFIAVTPEESTNILSCMLASELGAVKTLARIDKDEYLHGVNQVFFTKQGVDSMIYPEKTAALEIVAALRNPWTRSYWELLDGSIILAGCKIRNNAPICGKTLEEISKKRKLFHVVSIKRNNKTIIPFGKDKILHNDLVYYATLKEHFLKLNEPMGKETYYVKNVIIMGGSRIGEWVARLLGNDVNVKVIEINQARAEKLSEDIGQKATILVGDGLDNELLVEEGIEGTDAFIAVTGNTEANILSCLAAKNYGVKKTIAEIENLDFISIAQSLDIGTIINKKHIAASKIYELLLKADVSNFKCLNFADANVGEITAQPGSKVTKRKVKDLNLPADFTFGALVREGKPMLIDGETQIKEWDQVVVFFFNKSLKQVEKLFH
- the pruA gene encoding L-glutamate gamma-semialdehyde dehydrogenase, with the translated sequence MINSNYNFEQPHNEPILQFAKGSPERESLVAELKRMSKETTDIPIIIGGEEIRTGKTGKVVMPHNHKKILATYHKASEKEVNMAIRAAMAAKAEWENLPWEERSSIMLRAAELISKKYRSKMLAATMLGQSKNVYQAEIDTACEAIDFLRYNVHFASKIYADQPKSDSTQLNRMEYRPLEGFVFAVTPFNFTAIASNLNMSPIMMGNTTVWKPATTALLSNYNLMHIYKEAGLPDGVINFVPGAGSLIGGEILKNKDLAGIHFTGSNVTFNSLWKGVADNLSNYVSYPRIVGETGGKDFIFVHNSANSLEVATAIVRGAFEYQGQKCSAASRAYIPASLWTEIKQILLEQLSNIKMGDVADFGNFMNAVIDESSFDNIMGYIENAKKSKDCKIVYGGKGDKKVGYFVEPTVIETTNPNYVSMQEEIFGPVITIYVYEDKKYEEYLNICNETSPYGLTGSIFATERYAIETASKILRYAAGNFYINDKPTGAVVGMQPFGGSRASGTNDKAGSALNLIRWTNPRTIKETFQPATDFTYPFML
- the rpsI gene encoding 30S ribosomal protein S9, producing MENILSVGRRKKAIARVFMKPGNGSITVNGKDYKEYFPTPMLQNNILQPLQITENLDKYDVVSTIKGGGMTGQAEALRLGIARTLIEQDAELRPALKAKGMLRRDPRMVERKKFGQKKARKRFQFSKR
- a CDS encoding TrkH family potassium uptake protein — protein: MKSFNFRFVLNFLGLLIVFQSLMMLVMAFVGKLLLDESFVVSSFYSSVIITLATGLIFLLAGKRGTSLENSINVREGFFIVTFSWILLSLTGLLPYYISGFIPNFVDAYFETISGYTTTGSTILNNIEEFPKSLLLWRALTHWIGGIGIIVFALVFVPLFGGSAVSLFRAEVSGFLPNQIKPRVAQVAKRLFAIYVGFSLLGFFLLWLGPMDAFDAITHVFAAIATGGFSTKQASIAAFNSSYVEYVLIFIMFVGGTNFSLMFLSLRNKSFKPLVRDQEFRWYFIIAISFAVIIALSLILRKIIPDVEYAIRTSLFSVVSVMTTTGFATADYTLWGTPYWIVFLFLMLFCASAGSTSGGMKISRLVIMLKSLGVEFKKQVHPQAVYTVFYSKHPVPKPVVSQVFNFVFIYLFIFAIGALLISIAGVPFEEAIGASLTSISNVGPGLGASGPCGTFAHFNDFSKIIMCLLMLIGRLEVFTVLSLFIPSFWK
- the ispE gene encoding 4-(cytidine 5'-diphospho)-2-C-methyl-D-erythritol kinase → MIKYPNAKINIGLQITEKLSSGYHNISSCIVPINFVDILEINVSEKDNISMSGISIDNDNIEENLCYKAIQLLRKDFDIPPLSVNLHKNIPSGAGLGGGSADAAFTLKIINSLLNLNCSENKLQHYASKIGSDCPFFIRNKPCLVSGTGTEMTEINLDLSNYQVVLVFPNIKISTKSAYGMITPQKSSFDISQITDLPVSEWKNHLHNDFETPIFKLYPVLQELKNRMYDNGALYAAMSGSGSAIYGTFDKSLKIGKLSEFEQKNTLFGSYFEQINS